In one window of Arachis ipaensis cultivar K30076 chromosome B06, Araip1.1, whole genome shotgun sequence DNA:
- the LOC107646920 gene encoding uncharacterized protein LOC107646920, with amino-acid sequence MKKKASTLQKSKEDEKPQSKTTTQDSHPNNKDDVKPQQGIKNEGVKAYVPKLPYPTSIHKGTKDQQFPRFLEIFKKHEINIPLAEALEQMPLYAKFLKELITKIRSWQEKETVILTQDCSAIIQRGLPPKLKDPGSFLIPCTIGNIAIDKSLCDLGASINLMPLTMLKKMMIEELKPIRMSLQLADRSIKIPNGVVENLFVKVGNFIFLVDFVVLDMDEEGSNSVILGRPFLATARTIIDVEKREMIFRVHDEKMTINVFKSMQYPTEKESCMRVDVVDSLVEEVFETNRQVK; translated from the coding sequence ATGAAGAAAAAGGCATCAACACTTCAAAAAAGCAAAGAAGATGAAAAGCCACAAAGCAAGACAACCACTCAAGATAGCCACCCCAATAACAAGGATGATGTAAAGCCACAACAGGGGATCAAGAATGAAGGAGTGAAAGCCTATGTACCCAAGCTTCCATACCCAACCAGCATACACAAAGGAACGAAGGATCAACAATTTCCAAGgttcttggaaatctttaagaaacaTGAAATCAACATTCCATTGGCAGAAGCTTTAGAACAAATGCCATTATATGCGAAATTTCTTAAAGAATTAATCACCAAAATAAGAagttggcaagaaaaagaaacagTGATTCTCACTCAAGATTGTAGTGCCATTATTCAGAGGGGACtgccaccaaaactcaaggaCCCAGGCAGCTTCCTCATACCATGCACAATTGGGAATATAGCCATTGACAAAtcactctgtgacctgggagcaagcattaacTTAATGCCTCTCACCATGCTGAAGAAAATGATGATAGAAGAGTTGAAACCCATAAGGATGTCACTCCAACTTGCTGACAGATCTATCAAAATACCAAATGGTGTAGTTGAGAACCTCTTCGTGAAAGTGGGAAATTTTATATTCCTAGTCGATTTTGTGGTCCTAGATATGGATGAAGAGGGGAGCAACTCAGttatccttggtagaccctttttggcCACAGCCAGAACAATCATTGATGTGGAAAAAAGAGAGATGATTTTCAGAGTACATGATGAGAAAATGACCATAaatgtcttcaaatcaatgcagTATCCCACTGAGAAAGAAAGTTGCATGAGGGTTGATGTGGTGGATTCTTTGGTTGAAGAAGTATTTGAAACAAACCGTCAAGTGAAATAG